The proteins below are encoded in one region of Chelonia mydas isolate rCheMyd1 chromosome 11, rCheMyd1.pri.v2, whole genome shotgun sequence:
- the SPEGNB gene encoding SPEG neighbor protein, translating into MSKAAPKKVVAQPPPGCTLDINDPQVQNAAIRIQASYRGHRSRKELKEKGPPRVLQELKDVVLIEGSAARLECRISAFPDPFIRWSKDGQELKDGPKYRYVFEDPDIVALVVRDGELADLGRYTIAVKNTFGECFDSARILVEVPAKIEKGPESTKVKKGATVTLTAHISGEPAPDVGWAKDGEDIEEDDRVFYDIGSDSTTLTIKRVAAGDAGKYEVFVENSLGTDESFARLDVL; encoded by the exons ATGTCGAAAGCGGCCCCCAAGAAGGTGGTGGCCCAGCCGCCCCCCGGCTGCACCCTGGACATTAACGACCCGCAGGTGCAGAACGCGGCCATCCGCATCCAGGCCTCCTACCGGGGACACAG GTCCCGCAAGGAGCTGAAGGAGAAGGGCCCCCCGCGGGTGCTGCAGGAGCTGAAGGACGTGGTGCTGATCGAGGGCAGCGCCGCCCGGCTGGAGTGccggatcagcgccttccccgaCCCCTTCATCCGCTGGTCCAAGGACGGGCAGGAGCTGAAGGACGGGCCCAAGTACCGCTACGTCTTCGAGGACCCCGACATCGTGGCGCTGGTGGTGCGGGACGGCGAGCTGGCCGACCTGGGGCGCTACACCATCGCCGTGAAGAACACCTTCGGGGAGTGCTTCGACTCCGCCCGCATCCTGGTGGAAG TCCCTGCCAAGATCGAGAAGGGGCCGGAGAGCACCAAGGTGAAGAAAGGCGCCACGGTCACCCTGACGGCGCACATCAGCGGCGAGCCGGCGCCCGACGTGGGCTGGGCCAAGGATGGGGAGGACATCGAGGAGGACGACAG GGTGTTCTACGACATCGGCAGCGACTCGACCACACTCACCATCAAGCGGGTGGCCGCGGGCGACGCCGGGAAGTACGAGGTCTTCGTGGAGAACAGCCTGGGCACAGACGAGTCCTTCGCCCGTCTCGACGTGCTCTGA